A genomic window from Gossypium hirsutum isolate 1008001.06 chromosome D10, Gossypium_hirsutum_v2.1, whole genome shotgun sequence includes:
- the LOC107914408 gene encoding crossover junction endonuclease EME1B isoform X1 yields MSDPIILSDGDDPKTPRPSIYKKPRTVPDSHLPPVLILDDDPTPQKPSLGPPFTCGSTPSFVAETPMSEPSVVRCSNAGPSIEASDPQIGDAKLSGISRLICLESDNDSETGSKRDNDQENGSKCSYIDESEELEWHSRVFDYEAHLGSSNLIQMCEDSSSQPLYEEDDGDPQLLEVNDDPDKENFALEQIGNTIKQNREMKADSDKKSSTHGATVKRKMMKEERTRMLEEKKLKKEQEKLQKAALKAEAVEFKKLQKERQKWEKGKFALKSIVAEIDTKVVELGSIGGHLLSRLADKGLTYRITSNPIEKSIVWTMAVPEHISQLSPEGLEIQYVLIVSEAAEFCDLVTSDTLLDHISRVRSKYPSYTVCYLTNRLLAYINKRENEQYKNPAIDSGWRRPLVEEVLAKLTTYYARVHSRQCADESELAEHVVGLTCSLASCQFRKKLTRLCVSANGSLIPKDSIDKNLIKGNLWLKALLAIPKVQPRFALAIGRKYPTMKSLLRVYMDPTKSVHDKEFLLKDLVVEGLLGNDRRLGEICSKRVYRVLMAQSGSVKTDDIEDGADFFTH; encoded by the exons ATGTCGGATCCAATCATCCTATCCGATGGAGACGACCCAAAGACCCCCCGCCCTTCCATCTACAAGAAGCCCAGAACCGTACCGGACAGTCATTTACCTCCGGTTTTGATTCTCGACGATGACCCTACCCCGCAAAAACCGTCACTGGGCCCCCCCTTCACTTGCGGCTCCACTCCTTCCTTTGTGGCCGAGACTCCGATGTCAGAGCCTTCGGTCGTCAGGTGCTCCAATGCTGGCCCTTCAATTGAGGCTTCGGATCCTCAAATTGGAGATGCCAAGCTCTCTG GAATAAGCAGATTGATATGTTTGGAATCTGATAATGATTCTGAAACTGGTTCTAAAAGGGACAATGATCAGGAGAATGGATCAAAGTGTTCCTACATTGATGAGTCCGAAGAGTTAGAATGGCATTCTAGAGTTTTTGATTATGAAGCTCATCTAG GGAGTTCTAATCTAATCCAAATGTGTGAGGACAGTTCTTCTCAGCCATTGTATGAAGAGGATGATGGTGATCCACAACTTCTTGAG GTAAATGATGATCCAGACAAAGAAAATTTTGCCTTAGAGCAGATTGGGAACACAATAAAGCAGAATCGAGAAATGAAAGCTGATTCTGATAAGAAAAGTAGCACACATGGAGCAACGGTAAAAAGAAAGATGATGAAGGAGGAGCGGACTCGTATGTTGGAAGAAAAGAAGCTAAAGAAAGAG CAAGAGAAATTGCAAAAAGCTGCTTTGAAAGCTGAAGCTGTTGAGTTCAAAAAATTGCAGAAAGAAAGGCAGAAATGGGAAAAAGGAAAGTTTGCTCTAAAATCTATTGTAGCTGAAATTGATACTAAGGTGGTTGAACTAGGGTCAATAGGAG GACATTTACTTTCAAGGTTGGCTGATAAAGGCCTTACATATCGCATAACGTCAAATCCAATTGAAAAATCAATTGTATGGACTATGGCAGTTCCCGAACATATTTCACAG CTTTCTCCTGAAGGACTAGAGATTCAGTATGTATTAATTGTATCTGAGGCTGCAGAGTTTTGTGATCTAGTAACAAGTGACACACTTTTGGATCACATTTCTAGAGTTCGAAGTAAATATCCATCGTATACAGTTTGCTATCTTACAAATAGACTATTGGCATACATTAATAAAAG GGAAAATGAACAATACAAGAACCCTGCAATTGATAGTGGTTGGAGACGTCCGCTGGTTGAGGAG GTGTTGGCAAAGCTGACCACATATTATGCTAGGGTACACTCTAGGCAATGTGCTGATGAATCTGAACTGGCCGAACATGTTGTTGGTTTGACATGCAGTCTAGCCTCGTGCCAATTCAG AAAGAAGTTAACGCGACTCTGTGTAAGTGCTAATGGATCCCTTATTCCTAAGGATTCTATTGACAAGAATTTAATAAAGGGGAACTTGTG GTTAAAAGCTTTGCTCGCCATCCCAAAGGTCCAGCCACGATTTGCTCTTGCCATAGGGAGAAAGTACCCTACCATGAAATCTCTTTTGCGCGTTTACATGGACCCTACTAAATCA GTGCATGACAAGGAATTTCTGCTCAAGGACTTGGTGGTAGAAGGGTTATTAGGTAATGACAGAAGATTAGGTGAGATTTGTTCAAAGAGAGTCTATAGAGTACTCATGGCTCAGAGTGGAAGCGTCAAAACTGATGATATTGAGGATGGTGCTGATTTCTTCACACATTAG
- the LOC107914407 gene encoding exosome complex component RRP4 homolog, which produces MRGLQLPLSQTQRIRLQRALEKLQSLSCKANSDASVTVADTIPVNYEDAFLKGHGTTDLNGDLVATVCGVVERINKLVYVRALRARYKPEVGDIVVGRVVEVSQKRWRLEINFSLDAILMLSSMNMPDGIQRRRTALDELNMRCIFEENDVVCAEVRNFQHDGSLQLQARSQKYGKLEKGQLLIVDPYLVKKSKQHFHHLEQFGIDLILGHNGFIWVGEHVEARDSMVVDQANSSEQSRVPEEKNQTHTPLEMRQNICRIANAVRVLSTLGFSIDADLILETVELSSTVKIDIHDMLGSEFHVLVAEREAERRSLMGKRKR; this is translated from the exons atgagaggaTTACAGCTGCCCTTGAGCCAAACGCAAAGAATACGACTTCAAAGAGCATTGGAAAAGCTTCAGTCTCTTTCTTGTAAGGCCAATTCCGACGCTTCCGTTACCGTCGCCGATACCATTCCCGTCAACTACGAAGACGCTTTTCTCAA agGGCATGGGACAACGGACCTAAATGGCGATTTGGTGGCAACTGTGTGTGGCGTGGTGGAGCGCATCAACAAACTGGTCTATGTACGCGCTTTACGCGCTAG GTACAAGCCTGAGGTTGGGGATATCGTAGTGGGACGTGTAGTTGAG GTTTCTCAAAAGCGATGGAGATTGGAGATAAATTTCAGCCTAGACGCCATTTTAATGCTTTCCTCCATGAACATGCCTGATGGTATTCAG AGGCGGCGTACTGCTTTGGATGAACTCAACATGCGTTGTATTTTTGAAGAGAACGATGTTGTCTGT gCTGAGGTTCGTAATTTCCAGCATGATGGCAGCTTGCAACTCCAAGCAAGAAGTCAAAAGTATGGGAAG CTTGAGAAGGGTCAATTGCTCATAGTTGATCCTTACCTAGTGAAGAAAAGCAAACAGCATTTCCATCACCTTGAACAGTTTGGAATTGACCTGATACTCGGACATAATGGATTCATATGGGTTGGTGAACATGTTGAAGCCAGAGACAGTATGGTAGTGGATCAAGCTAATAGTTCTGAACAATCCAGGGTTCCTGAAGAAAAAAACCAAACTCATACCCCTCTAGAGATGAGGCAGAACATATGCAGAATTGCGAATGCTGTTCGTGTGCTGTCAACTTTAGGTTTCAGTATCGATGCAGATTTGATCCTGGAGACAGTTGAGTTGAGCAGCACAGTGAAAATTGACATACATGACATGCTAGGCTCAGAGTTTCATGTTTTGGTTGCGGAAAGGGAAGCTGAGCGGAGAAGCTTGATGGGAAAGCGGAAAAGATGA
- the LOC107914408 gene encoding crossover junction endonuclease EME1B isoform X2 gives MTLPRKNRHWAPPSLAAPLLPLWPRLRCQSLRSSGISRLICLESDNDSETGSKRDNDQENGSKCSYIDESEELEWHSRVFDYEAHLGSSNLIQMCEDSSSQPLYEEDDGDPQLLEVNDDPDKENFALEQIGNTIKQNREMKADSDKKSSTHGATVKRKMMKEERTRMLEEKKLKKEQEKLQKAALKAEAVEFKKLQKERQKWEKGKFALKSIVAEIDTKVVELGSIGGHLLSRLADKGLTYRITSNPIEKSIVWTMAVPEHISQLSPEGLEIQYVLIVSEAAEFCDLVTSDTLLDHISRVRSKYPSYTVCYLTNRLLAYINKRENEQYKNPAIDSGWRRPLVEEVLAKLTTYYARVHSRQCADESELAEHVVGLTCSLASCQFRKKLTRLCVSANGSLIPKDSIDKNLIKGNLWLKALLAIPKVQPRFALAIGRKYPTMKSLLRVYMDPTKSVHDKEFLLKDLVVEGLLGNDRRLGEICSKRVYRVLMAQSGSVKTDDIEDGADFFTH, from the exons ATGACCCTACCCCGCAAAAACCGTCACTGGGCCCCCCCTTCACTTGCGGCTCCACTCCTTCCTTTGTGGCCGAGACTCCGATGTCAGAGCCTTCGGTCGTCAG GAATAAGCAGATTGATATGTTTGGAATCTGATAATGATTCTGAAACTGGTTCTAAAAGGGACAATGATCAGGAGAATGGATCAAAGTGTTCCTACATTGATGAGTCCGAAGAGTTAGAATGGCATTCTAGAGTTTTTGATTATGAAGCTCATCTAG GGAGTTCTAATCTAATCCAAATGTGTGAGGACAGTTCTTCTCAGCCATTGTATGAAGAGGATGATGGTGATCCACAACTTCTTGAG GTAAATGATGATCCAGACAAAGAAAATTTTGCCTTAGAGCAGATTGGGAACACAATAAAGCAGAATCGAGAAATGAAAGCTGATTCTGATAAGAAAAGTAGCACACATGGAGCAACGGTAAAAAGAAAGATGATGAAGGAGGAGCGGACTCGTATGTTGGAAGAAAAGAAGCTAAAGAAAGAG CAAGAGAAATTGCAAAAAGCTGCTTTGAAAGCTGAAGCTGTTGAGTTCAAAAAATTGCAGAAAGAAAGGCAGAAATGGGAAAAAGGAAAGTTTGCTCTAAAATCTATTGTAGCTGAAATTGATACTAAGGTGGTTGAACTAGGGTCAATAGGAG GACATTTACTTTCAAGGTTGGCTGATAAAGGCCTTACATATCGCATAACGTCAAATCCAATTGAAAAATCAATTGTATGGACTATGGCAGTTCCCGAACATATTTCACAG CTTTCTCCTGAAGGACTAGAGATTCAGTATGTATTAATTGTATCTGAGGCTGCAGAGTTTTGTGATCTAGTAACAAGTGACACACTTTTGGATCACATTTCTAGAGTTCGAAGTAAATATCCATCGTATACAGTTTGCTATCTTACAAATAGACTATTGGCATACATTAATAAAAG GGAAAATGAACAATACAAGAACCCTGCAATTGATAGTGGTTGGAGACGTCCGCTGGTTGAGGAG GTGTTGGCAAAGCTGACCACATATTATGCTAGGGTACACTCTAGGCAATGTGCTGATGAATCTGAACTGGCCGAACATGTTGTTGGTTTGACATGCAGTCTAGCCTCGTGCCAATTCAG AAAGAAGTTAACGCGACTCTGTGTAAGTGCTAATGGATCCCTTATTCCTAAGGATTCTATTGACAAGAATTTAATAAAGGGGAACTTGTG GTTAAAAGCTTTGCTCGCCATCCCAAAGGTCCAGCCACGATTTGCTCTTGCCATAGGGAGAAAGTACCCTACCATGAAATCTCTTTTGCGCGTTTACATGGACCCTACTAAATCA GTGCATGACAAGGAATTTCTGCTCAAGGACTTGGTGGTAGAAGGGTTATTAGGTAATGACAGAAGATTAGGTGAGATTTGTTCAAAGAGAGTCTATAGAGTACTCATGGCTCAGAGTGGAAGCGTCAAAACTGATGATATTGAGGATGGTGCTGATTTCTTCACACATTAG
- the LOC107915345 gene encoding 60S ribosomal protein L15-1 yields the protein MNAVDSRARAGSSSHKRLRLERGFSSARDSNDNRSCHRPDKQPILLESESLLLQPYRPLPSSIIFPIPKSRHQATSVLHQSTSTDPPSSHLRLPPIVLHQSTSTDPQRVRCWEYRQHPAIVRVNHPTRSDKARCLGYKAKQGFVVYHVRVRRGGRKRLVPKGIVYGKPTNQGVTQLIFQCSKRSVVEERAGRKLGGLRVVNSYWINEDSTYKYFEVILVDVAHNAIRNDLRVNWICNPVHKHRELRGLTSAGQNIVNGSKYGLKIPETSRAYQIGVTGRA from the exons ATGAATGCGGTTGATTCTAGAGCACGAGCTGGCAGTAGCAGTCACAAGAGGTTGAGACTCGAAAGAGGGTTCTCTAGCGCCAGGGATAGTAACGACAACAGGTCCTGCCACAGGCCTGACAAGCAACCAATCCTTCTAGAGAGTGAATCCCTGCTCCTCCA ACCCTATCGTCCCCTCCCCTCCTCCATTATTTTCCCAATTCCAAAATCAAGGCATCAAGCCACCTCCGTCCTCCACCAATCGACCTCCACCGATCCACCATCAAGCCACCTCCGTCTTCCACCAATCGTCCTCCACCAATCGACCTCCACCGATCCACAGAGGGTGAGGTGCTGGGAATACCGTCAGCATCCAGCCATTGTTAGGGTCAACCACCCTACTCGTTCTGACAAGGCTCGGTGCTTGGGTTACAAGGCTAAGCAG GGTTTTGTAGTTTATCATGTTCGAGTTAGAAGGGGTGGTCGAAAGAGGCTTGTTCCCAAAGGTATTGTCTATGGTAAGCCCACAAACCAGGGTGTTACCCAATTGATATTCCAGTGTAGCAAACGGTCTGTTGTAGAGGAGCGAGCTGGTCGAAAATTAGGAGGTCTCAGAGTTGTTAACTCATACTGGATTAACGAG GATTCTACTTACAAGTACTTTGAGGTTATCCTTGTTGATGTTGCACACAATGCGATCCGCAACGACCTGAGAGTTAACTGGATCTGCAATCCCGTTCACAAGCACAGGGAACTTCGAGGACTCACATCTGCAG GTCAAAATATAGTCAACGGGTCAAAATACGGGTTAAAAATACCCGAGACCAGTCGCGCTTATCAGATAGGCGTAACCGGTCGTGCCTGA